A genomic segment from Bubalus bubalis isolate 160015118507 breed Murrah chromosome 5, NDDB_SH_1, whole genome shotgun sequence encodes:
- the LOC123465765 gene encoding olfactory receptor 8B3-like produces the protein MASGNGSFVTEFLLLGLTDRPDLQLPLFFLFLVIYTVTVLGNLGMTTLIGMNSHLHTPMYFFLFNLSFIDFCYSSVFTPKMLVAFISKSNIISYVGCMTQLYFLCFFAISEIYVLTSMAYDRYVAICNPLLYNVVISPKVCSSLVLGSYLMAFSGAMAHTGNMLTLTFCDANIINHFFCDMLPLLQLSCTSTHVNELVIFIVVGINIIVPSLTIFVSYGLIFSSILHIKTMEGRSKALSTCTSHIIAVSLFFGSGAFVYLKPSSAGSKDEGKISSVFYTNTVPLLNPLIYSLRNKDVKLALKKTLNKR, from the coding sequence ATGGCTTCTGGAAATGGTTCATTTGTGACTGAATTCCTTCTGTTGGGATTAACAGACCGACCAGATCTCCAACTCCCCTTGTTCTTCCTGTTCCTAGTAATATATACAGTCACTGTGTTGGGAAACTTGGGCATGACAACTTTAATTGGGATGAATTCACATCtacacacccccatgtactttttcctctttaACTTATCCTTTATAGATTTCTGTTATTCTTCTGTGTTTACACCAAAAATGCTGGTTGCCTTTATATCAAAGAGTAATATTATTTCTTATGTGGGGTGCATGACCCAGCTTTACTTTTTGTGCTTTTTTGCTATTTCTGAAATCTATGTGCTGACATCAATGGCCTATgatcgctatgtggccatctgtaaccCACTTTTGTATAATGTTGTCATATCCCCTAAAGTGTGTTCCAGCCTTGTCCTTGGCTCTTACTTGATGGCATTTTCTGGTGCCATGGCTCACACTGGAAACATGTTGACACTGACTTTCTGTGATGCAAACATCATCAACCATTTTTTCTGTGACATGCTCCCTCTTCTCCAACTCTCATGCACAAGTACCCACGTCAATGAACTGGTAATTTTCATTGTGGTGGGCATCAATATCATTGTGCCCAGTCtcaccatctttgtctcttatggtctcatcttttccagcatcctCCACATCAAAACAATGGAAGGAAGATCCAAAGCCCTTAGCACCTGCACTTCCCACATAATTGCTGTTTCCTTGTTCTTTGGGTCAGGTGCATTTGTGTATCTCAAACCATCTTCTGCTGGGTCCAAGGATGAGGGGAAaatttcttctgtcttttatACTAATACCGTTCCCTTGCTGAACCCTTTAATTTATAGCTTGAGGAACAAAGATGTTAAGCTTGCtctgaaaaaaaccctgaataaGAGATAA
- the LOC123465766 gene encoding olfactory receptor 143-like, with protein MTMENTSSVSEFILMGLTDQPKLQIPLFSLFLLNYLVTVVGNLFLMILICLNSHLHTPMYFYLFNLSFIDLCYSSVFTPKMLISFISDRNVISFTGCMSQLFFFCFFVNSECYVLTAMAYDRYVAICKPLLYTVAMSPQVCSLLMSGSYVMGFAGAIVHTGSMMRLIFCDSNIINHYLCDIFPLLQLSCSSTYANEIVVSAVVGTVVILSSLIIFISYALILFNILHIPPSKGWSKALSTCGSHITTVSLFYGFGVLTHVKLPSSRFVEQGKFFTVFSTNVVPMLNPLIYSLRNKDVKIAVKKILKRITN; from the coding sequence ATGACTATGGAAAATACCTCCTCTGTGAGTGAGTTTATCCTTATGGGATTGACAGACCAACCTAAACTCCAGATACCcctgttttctctgtttctgcTGAACTACCTGGTCACTGTGGTGGGCAATTTATTCTTGATGATTCTAATTTGTCTAAATTCACACCTGCACACACCCATGTACTTTTATCTCTTCAATCTGTCCTTCATTGATCTCTGTTACTCATCTGTCTTTACTCCCAAAATGCTAATTAGCTTTATTTCCGACAGGAATGTCATCTCCTTTACAGGATGTATGTCTCAgctgtttttcttctgcttttttgtcAACTCTGAGTGCTATGTGTTGACAGCCATGGCCTATgatcgctatgtggccatctgtaagccCTTGCTGTATACAGTGGCCATGTCCCCTCAGGTGTGTTCTCTGTTGATGTCTGGTTCATATGTGATGGGGTTTGCTGGAGCCATAGTCCACACAGGATCTATGATGAGGCTGATATTTTGTGATTCCAACATCATTAACCATTACCTGTGTGACATCTTCCCACTGCTCCAGCTGTCCTGCAGCAGCACGTATGCCAATGAGATCGTGGTTTCTGCTGTTGTGGGAACAGTTGTCATATTATCTAGCctcattatctttatttcttatgCTTTGATTCTTTTCAATATCCTTCATATACCACCATCTAAAGGTTGGTCCAAAGCCTTGAGCACCTGTGGTTCCCACATTACAACAGTTAGTCTATTCTATGGATTTGGGGTGCTCACTCATGTCAAGCTACCATCTTCTAGGTTTGTGGAGCAGGGAAAGTTTTTCACAGTGTTTTCCACCAATGTGGTACCCATGCTGAACCCTCTTATTTATAGCCTCAGGAACAAGGATGTCAAAATTGCTGTGAAGAAAATCCTGAAGAGAATTACAAACTGA